The following is a genomic window from Desulfobacterales bacterium.
GTGAGTCTGTGTGTGTCTGTGGCTAATTAATATTCAAATTCTGCGTGAGTCTGCGGTTGATTGGTATTTTCACTGCTACTAAATGCGCAAATTGCAAAATAGCTGACACCACTAGGCAAAATGCGACAAGGAATCAACGATTCAAGCCATAGTTCAAGGATGCTCAATCCTATAATATATTGAATAGTTTATAAAATCGAATTCAAGGCCGAATTGGTCTGAATTTTGCTTTCATATGCCTTTAGAACAGTTTCCTGGCAGTTTGAATACGAGGGAAAATCTGGAATGGAAAACTTAATCTTTATCGGTATTATGATTTTCGGTCTGGTCGCTTTTTTGTGGATGGCACCTGACCGCAGCTCAAGCCAAGACGACTAACCTAAATTGAGCGATTGTCGAGGTCGAAGATCCGCCTCACAGATGGCGGATAAAGATCGGCAATGCCGACTTCTCCCGTCGAAGCCCGAAGAGCGAAGTCGGAAGCTGAAAGCCAAGCCCAAAGGGTGTCAAATTAAAAATATTTAGAAAGGCAGAATTCCTAATAATTAAAATTACTTCTCTATATTTTTAATTTGAAACGCTCATTTTAGGGATTAGCTGTGACAGATACTATCAGCCATCATAAAAAACATCCCCCGGAATTTCGGTGACATATCCTTAAACTGAAATCCAAGGGCCACGATTTTTCGCTTCTTCCAGTTAAACTCCCGGCTCCAGACAATCGTGCCTGACACCTTCATGGTGAGCTCTTCTTTGGGCAGGCTCAATTCAATTTTAGCTGATTTAACATTTTTATAAATTGATGAGATGCTTTTATATTTTCCGTCCAAAATGACACACAATCCGTCAACGGATATATCCCGGGAATAACAATCCAGGATCAGCGGCTCGTGTTGATTGGCATTGGTAAATATATGCAGATTAATTTTAAGTGGCAGCTGATGTCTTCCGATCTTGCGAACCTTATCGGAGGTATCACCCTTATCAGCGGATTTACTGCGTACGTGATATAAATCGAGCAAGCGCATCTCGATATTGGGATATTTTTTACAAATTTTGATGAGATTGGGTTTTGAAATTCGAAGCAGCTCAGTGCGGCTGGCTGTCTCAACAAAGGACCGCGACGTGTTTTCATCCTTAAATGGATAGAGGTCACCGAAAAACTGATTCTTGGTTATGGTGGACACCTGTTTGCGATAGAGCGTATCTTTCTTTTTTCGCAAGGGGCGAAAAACAGTTTCCTTAAGCTCGCCGGAAACCACCAGGTAAAGATTATTTTCGCTGTCACCGGTTTTTTTAATCAGCTTTCCCGGAGCCAGCCGCTGGTGCACCAGTTTGGGAATCAGGGTCATTAATTCCTGATAGGACAATCGCTGAAAAAATGTTTTTAATGGAGATTCATTAATATTGCTTTCTTGCAAATTGGCATGAAACTGCTTTGCTTCCTTTGGCGTCGGGGGTTTAATTCTCCATTGCAACAATTTACAATCGATGACCTGCAAGAATTTTCCGGCTTCGCTGAACAACTGGGCGGCTTTGGCGTATGATTTGGCAGCCTCGTCCTGGTGTTTTTGTTTGATGAGCAGATCGGAAAAAACCTTCTGCAAGGCGGGATCATCGGGGAAAATTTTAAGAATGCTCTTAAATTCCGCAACGGTTTTAATAATTAGCGAGCCGTCAATAATTTGCTCGGCTATGCTGATGTGACTATTAAGGTTTTGTTTCATGGTGTTATCCTGATATTATGGCACCCATTTTCAGAAATAGCAATCCATGCGAGTTCGTTTTGAATATCGGCACTCTAATTGAAAACTTTATCATAAATAATCAGCTGGTTAGCATATCATGGGGCAGAAGACAAATGCCAGAGGTCAGAGGAGGGTCATATCACCCGGTGCACCACTTGCAGAACAAGGTCTTAGAACAATAAAAACTAAAGTTTTTCGGTATATTAGCCAATATGGAGGATAGGCTGAAAGGCCAAGGTTGTGCTGGACAAACCGACTTATACATCTTAATATACTTGGGCCTTACAGCATCTTACCAGAAAGCGGTATGACGCACAAAGGGGAGACAGCATGATCAAGTTAAGGCCATCCGGCCGATTTCGGAAGCGCGCCACCGTGTATACCCAGCTTTGGATTGGTCTAGTTTTTGCATTTTATCTGGCCTGTTGCGGACAAACTGCCGAGAATATCGACCCGCAAACCGGCCAAACACAACCGCAGCCAGAGGCCAAGGGTACGCAACCCGCTACAATTCAGCAGCCCAGGGGGCAAAAATTTCTGCATGCACCCGATGAGGTTTTGGTAAAATTTAAGCCCGAAACGGACGCTAAAACCATCATAAACATCCAGACAGAACTGAAACTGGAGACGGTCCATAAATTTTCGAGCCCCCATCTGTATTTAATGAAAATTACTGACGGTGCTTCGGTCGAAGCGATTATTGAGCGCCTGAATAGCTACGACGCTGTGAAATATGCAGAACCCAATTATGAGGTTAAAACGACACAATAGAGCAACAGCAGTATCAGCCGGCGCCGCCGTGCGCCATTTGTTGAAGCTGACGGCAGTTTGCTGCATTTTAGCCGCCTTTCCGGTTATAGCTTCAACTGATGTGCCTCCGGCAGACCGCGGATCCCAGATTCCCGCTTTTGTACCCGGTCAGTTGCTGGTCAAATTTCGGCCCGAGGTGCAGCAGGAGGCAACCGCTGCTTACGCGTATTGGTTTGATATCTCCACTCGCCGAACCTTTTCGATCAACGGGTATCAGCAGGTGCAGCTGCCTGAAGGAACCGATATCGATGAAGCCCTGGAGATTTATTTGGAAGACCCCGATGTGGAGCATGCCGAGCCGAATTATGTGGTGTCGGCCGATATTGCGCCCCCGGATGACACTGACTTTAACCGTCTGTGGGGCCTGCACAATACGGGACAGAACGTCAACGGTACAAACGGCACCAATGATGCCGACATCGATGCGCTTGAGGTCTGGGATGTAACCACCGGTAGCTCGGATGTCGTGGTGGCCGTCATTGATTCCGGTGTGGATATCAATCACCCGGATTTGCAAAAAAATATGTGGGTCAATACCGGAGAGATCGCCGATAACCTTATCGATGACGACGGCAACGGTTATGTTGATGATGTCAACGGATGGGATTTTTTAATCGACGATAAAGATCCCCGTGACTCCCATGGACACGGCACACATGTCGCTGGGACTATA
Proteins encoded in this region:
- a CDS encoding cyclic nucleotide-binding domain-containing protein encodes the protein MKQNLNSHISIAEQIIDGSLIIKTVAEFKSILKIFPDDPALQKVFSDLLIKQKHQDEAAKSYAKAAQLFSEAGKFLQVIDCKLLQWRIKPPTPKEAKQFHANLQESNINESPLKTFFQRLSYQELMTLIPKLVHQRLAPGKLIKKTGDSENNLYLVVSGELKETVFRPLRKKKDTLYRKQVSTITKNQFFGDLYPFKDENTSRSFVETASRTELLRISKPNLIKICKKYPNIEMRLLDLYHVRSKSADKGDTSDKVRKIGRHQLPLKINLHIFTNANQHEPLILDCYSRDISVDGLCVILDGKYKSISSIYKNVKSAKIELSLPKEELTMKVSGTIVWSREFNWKKRKIVALGFQFKDMSPKFRGMFFMMADSICHS